GGCGAAATGCGCCGCGCGCTGCAAGCGGCGGCGCTGCTCGCCTGGATTTTCTCGCTCATGGGCAAAAACGCCCTTCGTCGAAAAACAGACGTGCTCGCACGCTTGCGCCATCCGTTGCTTCAAGAAATGGCCGGAGTATAGTCTAGAGGGCCAGATATGATGTGCCGTGCCGCCGTGCGGCCTGCGTAGTTGACCGTGTCAATCAGCCTTGTGATATCCTCTCTGCGAGCACCGAGGATTCCTCGTAGTTCATCGTCATGGTTGATTACGTCCACCGTTATGCACTCGTGGAGCTTCTCGGCATCGATTCTCTTCCCATCGGCGTACCCGGCGCTCAAACCGGTGAGCGAAGTGTCGGAGACATGCGAGAATGGTCCATGGCCAACGTCGTGTAATAGCGCCGCGAGTCTGATATTCCCAATCTCTCTCTTGCTGAACCCGAGGACTTTCGCCATTCTCCCCGCAACGTGCATGACTCCGAGGGAATGGTCAAATCGCGTGTGAACCGCGCCGGGATAGACGAGATACGCCATGGCCAGTTGGTGGATGCCCCGCAGTCGCTGCATCGCCCGGCTGTTGATGACCCTCTCCTCCAGGCCACCGTACTCTATCAGCCCGTGAATCGGACATCTGACTACCATCATGGTCGTTAGCCCCCTTGACAGCAGATATCGTGCCTTGCGCGCAGGAATCGGTGGTCGCCTTCCCCAACGACGCACCGCTTCACATGTCCCCCAGCGCTGGCGGGTCGGCGGTGATCACCTGTAGGGGCGCATGGCCATGCGCCCCTACCTGATATCTGTGCTCGCGCACCGCGTAGGGTACGAAGAAGGTGTCGCCGGGTCGCAGCGCCATCTCGCCTCCAGGCCAGACGAGCGCCCCCGCGCCGGCGACCACCGCGCCCGCGTAGAAACGCTCGTTGGTCAGCGCCAGCTCCCCGCTCACCCGCAGCCGCCGCGAGGCGAAGAAGGGCGTGTCCGCGTAGGCGATGATCTGCTCCACGTCGCCGCCCGCGCTCTGCGCGATCACGCGCGGCTGCAGGCGCGCCCGCGCCGTGACCTCCGCGACCGTGTGGCCGGTGTAATCGAATACCTCCAGCGCGCGCTCCCACCCCAGGCCCATGTGAGCCCCCTCCGCCGGCAGCTCCACCTCCACCACCTTGAGCTCGGTGTGGATGACCAGGTCCGACGGCTGCTGCACCTCGATCATGAACACCCCGCTGCCGATGGCGTGGGGGGTGCGCCCGGTCACCAGGTAGGCGTCCCCCGGCCGCACGGGGATGCGATTGAGGCATTCCACCTGTCCGTCGAGATCCTGCGCGTCCACCAGGCGGCGGAAATGCGCGGGCTCCACCCCCGGGCGGAAACCGAGCAGGAGGTAGGGCTCGACCCCGCCAATCACCCGCGTGGCGACAATGATCCAGGCTTCGGTCTTGCCCACCGGCGAGTCGAAGTAGCGGCGCGCGTATTCGTCATCGGGGTGGGCCTGGATGGGCAGGCGCACCGCCGAGTCCAGGAACTTCGCCAGCACCTGCGTCGTCGGCCCGAAAGCGGCAAGGTGATCCGCGCCGAGCATCTCCCGCGGGAACAGCTCCACCAGCAGGGCGAACGGCACCGCGGTGCCGCGGACGATGCTCAGGCCCTCCAGCGGCGGTTGGCCGTCGCGGGGCGGGTTCCGGGCGCGGGTCATCGAGGCGATCCAATCCTCGGGGTAGCAGCTGTCGTGGGGATCGGGCTGCCCGCGCAGCTCGCGGAAGAGCTTGCCGCCGGTATAGACGCGCCAGGCCTCGTTGCGCTCGAAGGCGATGGGCGCGCCCGCCAGTGCTGCCAGGTCGTCCAGCTTGCGGGAAGTCATCGCTCGCTACCTCATCGGATAGGACTGCAAGGCGTTGGCATGACGCGCAGAGCCACTCGTCTCCCTGGCGGAGAGGACCAAAGGTAGGGGCAAGGCATGCCTTGCCCCTACAGGGTGGACGGCCGTGTGGCGCACCCCGCCTACGGCGGACAAGCCTCACGCGGCCCGATAAACCGGGCCGACCTCTCCTTCGCACGGGAGGTCTTGAGAGTCGCTCGCGCAGGCCAACGGCAAACGGTGACACCCGCGTCGTGGGGGGCGCCCTCGCGCGTCACATTTCCACGGCGACGAGCCGTGCACCTGTCGAGCGGCGCCGGGAGTCACCCCCACGCGCGGGGATGAAACTTTAGCTGGCGGCGGGTCGTCTATGCATGAGACTGGCGGATTCCAGACCCATCAGGAGGTCAGTGGCATGAGCAGACTACGCTTGGCAGTGGCGGCGGCGGCGGCGGCGCTCGCCGCGGTGTCGGTGCTCTACATGGTGCAGGCGCGGATGGCGGTAGCGGCGACCCCGCCGGCGGGGGCGGTGATGGTGGCGCAGGCGCCAGGCGGCGGCGCGGGCGGTGGTCCCGGCGGCTGGGGGCAGATGAGCGAGGCCGAGCGGGCGAAAATGCGCGAGCAGATGACCGCGCGCATGTTGGACCAGGCCGGGCTCACCGATGCAGAGAAGACAGCGGCGAAAAAGGCGCTTACGGCCAAAGCACGTGCGCGGGAGGCGCTGACGCAGGAGCTGACCAAGCTGCGCCGCACCGCCAACCAGGCAAAGCCGACTGACAAGGACCTGCGGGCCGCGCTAGCGGCCTACGGCGCCGCGCTCACCCAGTATCGCAAGCAGGTCGCGGCCACGGATGCGGCATTGGTCAAGCAGTTGTCCACCCGGTCGCGAGCGCGCTGCATGTCGCTGGGCATCCTCGATAACGGCCTGGGCATGATGGGGCGCATGGGCGGTGGCGGCCAGTCCGGCCCCGGAGGCGCGAGACGGCCTCGGGGATAGTCCCACCGGCGCGGAAAGCAACGTTGGCCCGTGATCGCGAAGGACGCGACTTCGCTGAAGTCGCGGTTATCTCGCGCGCCCACGGGCGGTGATTTGGCCCAGGAGCGGTGCGCATGAAACGTACGATAGTGATAGTCGGCGTAGTGCTGGTCGCGGGGATCGGCGCTGGACTGTGGGTGCGCGCGCGCGCCGCAGGCACGGCTGACGCCGAGGAATTGCAGACGGTGCGAGTGCAGCGCGGCACCGTGGAGCTGACCGTCTCCGCCGACGGCGTGCTGCAGCCGCTGACGACGGTCGCGGTCAAGTCGTATGCGGGCGGGCGGGTGGACGTGCTGGCGGTGGAGGTTGGAGATAAGGTCCAGCCCGGCGACCTCATCGCTAAGATTGACCCCACCGACAGCCGCACCGCCTACGATCAGGCCGCCGCCGACCTGGCGGCGGCCGAGGCCCGGCTGGCGCAAGCCCGCGAGCAGGCGCAGGTGCAGCCGGCGCTGACCCGGGCTGCCATCGCCCAGGCCGAGGCCGCCCATAACTCGGCGGTCAAGGACCTGGAGCGTCTGCAGCGGGCGGCGCAGCCGCAGACGCGCGCCCAGGCGCGCGCGGCGCTCGACAAGGCGGCGGCGAACCTCGACCTCGCGGGCAAGGATCTGCTCCGCGTCCAGGGGCTGAAGGCGCAGGGTTTCGTTCCCCAGAGCGACGTGGACACCGCCCTCAACCGCCGCGACCTGGCGCGGGCCGAGCTTGCCTCCGCGCAGGAGCGCTGGGACACCCTGGAGCAGGAGCAGAACCCGGAGCTGGCATCGGGGCAGGCGCGGGTGGCGCAGGCGAAGGCCGGGCTGGATCGGGCGCGCGCGGACGCGGTGCAAGACCGGCTGCGCCGGGCCGACGTAACGAGCGCCCAGGCGCAGGTCGCGCGCGCGCAGGCCCAGCTCGACAATACGCGCACCATGCTTGATTACACCACGATTACGGCCCCGCGCGCGGGAGTCATCCTGGCCAAGCTGGTCGAGCAAGGCACGATCGTGACCTCCGGCCGCTCCTCGGTGACCCAGGGCACGGATGTGGTGCTGCTGGGGGACCTCACCCGCATGTTCGCCGAGGTCAGCCTGGACGAGGCTGACGTGGGGCAGGTGAAGGCCGGGCAGTCGGTGGTAATCCGCGTTGAGGCCTTTCCCGACGAGGTATTCGCGGGCACGGTGACGCGCATAGACCCCCAGGCCCTGACCCAACAGAACATCACCACGGTGCTGGTGACGGTGGGGATTGACAACCCTGACGCACGCCTCAAGCCGGGGATGACGGCGAGCTGTGACTTCCTGGTGGAGCGGGTGAAGGATACATTGTACCTGCCGATCCGGGCGATCCGTAACGCGAATGGAAGTCAGG
This Armatimonadota bacterium DNA region includes the following protein-coding sequences:
- a CDS encoding HD domain-containing protein is translated as MMVVRCPIHGLIEYGGLEERVINSRAMQRLRGIHQLAMAYLVYPGAVHTRFDHSLGVMHVAGRMAKVLGFSKREIGNIRLAALLHDVGHGPFSHVSDTSLTGLSAGYADGKRIDAEKLHECITVDVINHDDELRGILGARREDITRLIDTVNYAGRTAARHIISGPLDYTPAIS
- a CDS encoding class I mannose-6-phosphate isomerase, whose amino-acid sequence is MTSRKLDDLAALAGAPIAFERNEAWRVYTGGKLFRELRGQPDPHDSCYPEDWIASMTRARNPPRDGQPPLEGLSIVRGTAVPFALLVELFPREMLGADHLAAFGPTTQVLAKFLDSAVRLPIQAHPDDEYARRYFDSPVGKTEAWIIVATRVIGGVEPYLLLGFRPGVEPAHFRRLVDAQDLDGQVECLNRIPVRPGDAYLVTGRTPHAIGSGVFMIEVQQPSDLVIHTELKVVEVELPAEGAHMGLGWERALEVFDYTGHTVAEVTARARLQPRVIAQSAGGDVEQIIAYADTPFFASRRLRVSGELALTNERFYAGAVVAGAGALVWPGGEMALRPGDTFFVPYAVREHRYQVGAHGHAPLQVITADPPALGDM
- a CDS encoding efflux RND transporter periplasmic adaptor subunit gives rise to the protein MKRTIVIVGVVLVAGIGAGLWVRARAAGTADAEELQTVRVQRGTVELTVSADGVLQPLTTVAVKSYAGGRVDVLAVEVGDKVQPGDLIAKIDPTDSRTAYDQAAADLAAAEARLAQAREQAQVQPALTRAAIAQAEAAHNSAVKDLERLQRAAQPQTRAQARAALDKAAANLDLAGKDLLRVQGLKAQGFVPQSDVDTALNRRDLARAELASAQERWDTLEQEQNPELASGQARVAQAKAGLDRARADAVQDRLRRADVTSAQAQVARAQAQLDNTRTMLDYTTITAPRAGVILAKLVEQGTIVTSGRSSVTQGTDVVLLGDLTRMFAEVSLDEADVGQVKAGQSVVIRVEAFPDEVFAGTVTRIDPQALTQQNITTVLVTVGIDNPDARLKPGMTASCDFLVERVKDTLYLPIRAIRNANGSQVVVLLRGKEQVEVPVEAGISGNDRTEVLEGLREGDVVVLPSLTAASDVRSQRMREMGLRAGGAGGFVRSSDGGGGGGRGG